gagacacacagcaCAGGCTAGTAAATAAATGCAGGCCCTGAGACAAGAGAAGTCTTGAGaatatacagtttattttaaaatgtaatggtaaaaCTGAAGTGTTGACCATGACACTGAATGATGATGTTGCAGTTTGGAACATTTTTTCACctatgttttgacattttgttttcccCAAAGTTAACTGAAACATTAAAGTATGTCCTGTAGTTTTAGttaatgtttcctttttatatcaaacacaaaaatggtCTCATCTTTTAAACTTGTTTCCAACTTCTGTTTCTCCTGTCATTATTCAGGAATGTTATTAGAATTTAATGATCcagagaaaaaactaaacacattGCTTTAATGGGAATAATGACATTACCAATGCACTCTGTCCTTCTTGATGTCATTCAGAATAACAGATATTTGAGTAAAAtttaaattacaattaattaGTGTTTGGGAGCTGTATTGTGATCCTTAAATGCAGCCTATGTCATCTAATTactgtttctttaaatatgCCTCACCAGACGTTTTTGTATATAAACTATtgttacagaaaataacaacatgaaacagGAAATATTCTGGAGTATTATACCtttattttttgatgcttgacAACCCCTTTTCATCTTTGACCCACTAACCCTCTAAAAGCTGTGTGAATAAAATCTACTGAtcatatttaacaaaaagaagaagagaggaaatatTTTGAGAGAAATATTACTCTCACTGTCAGGTTCTGAGTTCAGATCCTCTTGGCACAAACAAAAGGGTGAGACTCGTTGCAGGCGTTGGGGGCCCACTTCATGTcatctgtaaaacacaaaacaggaacATTTGACTTTATGGATTTCATGCTGCAGATACAAATAAGATGTTGACTATAGCTGCTCCTCATTTAACGTTATGTTGAAGCTATACGATGCTATGacacatcagtcagtcagttcgTTTACACTGATTACTATTACCACTTGATAAATTCACTTTCCTTTGGAAAAAATAGttattgtgtttatattcatgtaagcgtgtgtgtttatgtgagtgtgtgtatagttTATTACATCCATAATTCATCTTCAGGCAGGACTCGTTTCTCTCAGTGTGGTGGTCGTCGCACCAGTAATCATAGTAAAACTTGGAGCCGTCACTCCACATCCAAAAACCGGGCTATGGATAGACACAAACATTTATACATAAATACACTGTAcagctgattcaaaataaaCAGCTGAGCTCAGGGTTACAGTGAACCTGGGAGGAAAATTTGGGATTCAGGCAAAAAccaaactaaaaccaaaaaccaaaggATTTCCATACACGTATGACATCAAAGCCACCGATCCAGGCTGGGGGGAAGGTGTGGGTGTCTCCTCTGGTTAAAGACATGACGAAGTGATTCTCCTCGTAGCTGTGGATGGACGCCAGGTTGGCCCCCTCAAACTGACAGTAAACCTGGAGGGAACAAGAGACACGACTTAATGTATGAAAAGCAAAGTCACCAGAGTGTAATCTGCTCGGTCCCAGAACTTTCTAGATAACTCACTTCAGCTGCAGTCCACATCTTCGGGGTGTCGACGAACATGAAACACCTTTTTCCAAAGTGGGTCCAGCCAGAGGGGCAGTAGTACTCCCCAcctataaaaaaacaaaaacaaacatctcatTGTTTAATAACTACAGTCACCAGTGTGATTCAGCATTAACTTTCAGTTTGCACCTTATTCTCCACCTCTACCTGTTACTACAGCCTTTAATGCAGTTAAACTGTTTAATCTATAACATGGCATCATATTGTATGAGCTGGTCGAGGTCAATGAGGGTGTAAAGTAACCATAAAGTAGTACAGTTACATTCCTCCACTGCCCCAGATCTCACCACAGTCGACAGGTTTAGTTCCCGGCGGTGTCCGTGTGTTGGGTATCTCCACTCCAGTGACGACGTTGACGCACCAGCAGTACCCGGTCGACCCCGAGCACTGCTGCGGGCGGTAGTTCCCCTTGGCGTCACACTGAGGGCAGAACGCTCCGATGGCGGTGGAACAGTGCTGCCGCTCATACTCGCAGAGGCCCATGTGCCTGGAGGCAGGGGTGGTGGAGTTGTACGGGGCGCCTCGGCTCAGGGTCAGAAGAGCAGAGAGTGTGAGACACACACCGAGCACCCTCATGATGATGAGTTCTATTTCAGAGGAGAACATTACAAACATTATTCTACCACATCTATTACATTAAAAATTGAACCtataaaacagacacaacattCATAAACTGATACACCTGTCAGACACTACAAAAGATGATCCCATATTAATAATAGTGTGTTTAAATAAGGTAATATTAGGATTAGTTTTGATTAAAAATCTGAAGAAGACTCACCTTTAATAGGATCAGCTGGTGTGATGAGTCAGGTACGACAGCCTCTGTTGCTTCTCTGCCTTTTATTCTGCAGATGAACGATgatgctgcttcttcttctttggtgtaAAATGTTACACCAACAATGACTCCTTTCAGCAGAATGACACAGCAAACCTGCAGAGATGGGTATTGTTTTATCTTTACCTTATTTATTGTATACTGTATCAGCAGACAAGCCCTTGTGTATACACAGTTTGTCTACTATGAGTTTTAGgtttcatcatttttatatcagcttttcatttcattgttccCAGTGTCTCATTGTGTCTGTTTCCCAGACtatcttctgtctgtttgtgctcCCTGGTTTTGAGGTTACTTGTAACTTAAGGATCAAAAGGAAGATTTAAAACATTGAGTGATACATCAAAATTTGTTCTTATCTAATCTAAAGTTGATCTTCTTTTATAACCTTGTTTTGCACATATCTGGGTTACAGACTATTTTTACATTGATCACTTGAGACTGACTGgattatatcatattatatgATAATATCCAGTACAGACAATATgagaaataaaatccaatgaatcTCTAATATTTTATGTCTTGATGCCCAAATATCACACCGTAATAAGAAGCCTGTTTCCCATACTGCTATTGTATTGCTGTTGTATTATGACATTTCGATCACAGTATCAGTGAGTAACTGATGCCACTTCATACCAAAGAAGCATTTTTAGGTCACAAACAACTTGCTTGTGGCGTCTGTCAGCTTCTGCCACGTCCTGTAGGTTTGTCTTAGTCTGTCAGATGTCGTCCAATCATCAGCTTTGaaaccacaaaaacagcaactgCAACAACTGCATCACCttcacaaaaccaaaaacacaacagctgaaGCATGAGGAATGGATCAAGGTTCCTGAGGTCATTTGTTCCCCAGTCAACATCTATTAAccttcctgttgtgtttgggAACAGAGCCTCAG
This genomic window from Lates calcarifer isolate ASB-BC8 unplaced genomic scaffold, TLL_Latcal_v3 _unitig_4813_quiver_1396, whole genome shotgun sequence contains:
- the LOC108902348 gene encoding ladderlectin-like encodes the protein MRVLGVCLTLSALLTLSRGAPYNSTTPASRHMGLCEYERQHCSTAIGAFCPQCDAKGNYRPQQCSGSTGYCWCVNVVTGVEIPNTRTPPGTKPVDCGGEYYCPSGWTHFGKRCFMFVDTPKMWTAAEVYCQFEGANLASIHSYEENHFVMSLTRGDTHTFPPAWIGGFDVIRPGFWMWSDGSKFYYDYWCDDHHTERNESCLKMNYGYDMKWAPNACNESHPFVCAKRI